The sequence TAAATGAAATTGGCATCAAAGGTATGACCATATCAGAGGTCAAAGGGTATGGACGCCAGAAAGGCCATAAGGAAATCTACCGGGGTGCTGAATATGTTGTCGATTTTATTCCCAAGATAAAGATTGAGATAATTATCGATACCTCCCGTGTTGAAGAAGTTGTCGAGCAAATCCGTAAAGCCGCCAATACCGGAAAAATCGGCGATGGAAAAATCTTTGTGCTGCCAGTTGAAGAAGTAATCCGGGTAAGGACCGGTGAGCGAGGCACAGAGGCAATTTAATGCAGCCAAGCGCCATACGAGCCCGCCGTGAGGCCTTGGAAAATTTGTGGCGGCAGGGTCTGAGCGGCAAAGCGCTGCTTGAACGACATACCCTTATTATTGACGAACATCTCGCCGAGGCATTCTCCGCCTCCCCTGCTCATGCCGGCACCATGGCACTTGTTGCCGTGGGAGGATATGGACGGATAGAATTGTTCCCGTTTTCCGATATTGATCTGCTGCTTTTATACGAACCGGGCGACGAAAAAATACTCAATTCCGTTGCCGAAGCCATTTTATACCCTCTCTGGGATGCAGGCCTTGACGTTGGGCACAGCGTCAGGACAGCAGACGCCTGCCTGAGTGATGCCGAGAATGATTTTTTTCTCCAGGTCTCCCTCCTTGACTCCCGCCTCATTGCCGGATCGGATAAACTTTTTTCCACACTGCTTGACAATTACCACCAGGCTTTCATCAAGGGCCGCAGAAACGAATTTCTTCAGCAGATTGTGACACATCGGATTACTCGGCACCGCCTTTTCGGCCTGCACAGCTATTT is a genomic window of Pseudomonadota bacterium containing:
- a CDS encoding P-II family nitrogen regulator; translation: MKKIEAIIKPFKLDDVKDALNEIGIKGMTISEVKGYGRQKGHKEIYRGAEYVVDFIPKIKIEIIIDTSRVEEVVEQIRKAANTGKIGDGKIFVLPVEEVIRVRTGERGTEAI